A window of Streptomyces sp. SAI-127 contains these coding sequences:
- a CDS encoding ABC transporter substrate-binding protein — protein sequence MRPPSLTTRRVAAVSVSLVLAAGAAACGPEDNDAKSSGGDSTPHKGGTLTVLNSNPQQDFDPARLYTSGGGNVPSLVFRTLTTRNRENGAAGAEVVPDLATDTGRPNKDATVWTYTLKAGLKYEDGTAITSADIKYGIERSFAPELSGGAPYLRDWLVGAADYQGPYKDKKGLAAIGTPDARTIVFHLNKPEGEFPFLATQTQFTPVPKAKDTGTKYEEHPVSSGPYKVVTNDNDGEHLVLERNTYWSTSTDAERKAYPDRIDVKSGLDSSVINQRLSASQGADTAAVTTDTNLGPAELAKVTGDKELASRVGTGHFGYTNYIAFNPTVKPFDNVKVRQAISYAIDRSSVVNAAGGSALAESATTFLPNQKSFGYEPYDLFPAGATGNAAKAKELLKEAGHPNGLTVTLTHSNAKDFETSPEIATAIQDALKKAGITVKLQGLEDNDYSDKIHSVKTEPGFFLAHWGADWPSGGPFLAPIFDGRQIVKDGANFNTGLLNDKSVNDEIDAINKLTDLDAAAKRWGALDKKIGEQALTVPLFHPVYKRLYGKDIKNVVISDWTGVLDISQVAVK from the coding sequence ATGCGTCCACCGTCCCTCACCACGCGCCGTGTGGCAGCGGTATCCGTAAGCCTGGTTCTGGCAGCGGGCGCCGCCGCCTGCGGACCTGAGGACAACGATGCCAAGAGCTCCGGTGGCGACTCCACGCCCCACAAGGGCGGCACCCTCACGGTGCTGAACTCCAACCCGCAGCAGGACTTCGACCCCGCCCGCCTGTACACCTCCGGCGGCGGCAACGTGCCCTCGCTCGTCTTCCGCACCCTCACCACCCGCAACCGCGAGAACGGCGCCGCCGGGGCCGAGGTCGTCCCCGACCTCGCCACCGACACCGGGCGCCCCAACAAGGACGCGACCGTGTGGACGTACACGCTGAAGGCCGGACTCAAGTACGAGGACGGCACCGCGATCACCTCGGCCGACATCAAGTACGGCATCGAGCGCTCCTTCGCGCCCGAACTCTCCGGCGGCGCCCCCTACCTGCGGGACTGGCTGGTCGGCGCGGCGGACTACCAGGGGCCGTACAAGGACAAGAAGGGTCTCGCGGCCATCGGGACGCCGGACGCCCGCACCATCGTCTTCCATCTGAACAAGCCCGAGGGCGAGTTCCCCTTCCTGGCCACGCAGACGCAGTTCACGCCCGTCCCGAAGGCCAAGGACACCGGTACGAAGTACGAGGAGCACCCCGTCTCGTCCGGCCCGTACAAGGTCGTCACGAACGACAACGACGGTGAGCACCTCGTCCTGGAGCGCAACACGTACTGGTCCACTTCCACGGACGCCGAGCGAAAGGCGTACCCGGACAGGATCGACGTCAAGTCGGGGCTCGACTCATCGGTGATCAACCAGCGGCTGTCGGCGTCCCAGGGTGCGGACACCGCCGCGGTCACCACGGACACCAACCTCGGCCCGGCCGAACTCGCCAAGGTGACGGGCGACAAGGAACTCGCCTCCCGCGTCGGCACCGGGCACTTCGGCTACACCAACTACATAGCGTTCAACCCGACGGTCAAGCCGTTCGACAACGTCAAGGTGCGGCAGGCCATCTCGTACGCCATCGACCGGTCCTCCGTGGTGAACGCGGCCGGCGGCAGCGCGCTCGCCGAGTCCGCCACCACCTTCCTGCCGAACCAGAAGTCCTTCGGCTACGAGCCGTACGACCTCTTCCCGGCCGGTGCGACGGGCAACGCGGCGAAGGCCAAGGAGCTGCTCAAGGAGGCCGGACACCCGAACGGGCTCACGGTCACGCTCACCCACTCCAACGCCAAGGACTTCGAGACCAGCCCCGAGATCGCGACCGCGATCCAGGACGCGCTCAAGAAGGCCGGCATCACGGTCAAGCTCCAGGGCCTGGAGGACAACGACTACTCGGACAAGATCCACAGTGTGAAGACCGAGCCCGGCTTCTTCCTCGCCCACTGGGGTGCCGACTGGCCCTCCGGCGGACCCTTCCTCGCCCCGATCTTCGACGGCCGTCAGATCGTCAAGGACGGCGCGAACTTCAACACGGGCCTGCTCAATGACAAGTCGGTCAATGACGAGATTGACGCGATCAACAAGTTGACCGATCTTGACGCTGCCGCCAAGCGGTGGGGTGCACTGGACAAGAAGATCGGCGAGCAGGCACTGACCGTGCCGCTGTTCCACCCGGTCTACAAGCGTCTGTACGGCAAGGACATCAAGAACGTCGTGATCAGCGACTGGACCGGTGTGCTGGACATCTCGCAGGTCGCGGTCAAGTAA
- a CDS encoding Ms4533A family Cys-rich leader peptide → MWSSHAVESSAAIQLALIGVTPLCVADILCR, encoded by the coding sequence ATGTGGTCTAGTCATGCCGTCGAGAGCAGCGCCGCCATCCAGCTGGCGCTCATCGGTGTGACCCCGCTCTGCGTGGCCGACATTCTCTGTCGCTGA
- a CDS encoding DUF3152 domain-containing protein, which produces MPRLADGTPAHGFPRVPDGTPAHGFPRLPDGTPAHGFPRLPDGTPARGVPRVSDGPSGQGVRRFPDGTPPHGFPRQADGTPAHGVPRVRGGHPEQRESGGGWGESSDRGPDGHAAAGPGAAPPRQRQGPSGSRSGPRQDYVDAFTDEVDVFAPGGPRGPGGPSSTAPANGPVPGAGAPVAAHASGPYGSVTDWPDDTDTDEGARPDPDDAPPVAKGGKGRAFTGIAAAAVVTVLAVVVAGQVTDGRDTAVGTQSATDQARDARDTVTGAEGQPTPSSSASVATLTYEQAMATKYPLSAKLDGSGKFDAIQGVDKAPGKGQKYTYRVDVEQGLGLDGALFAEAVQKTLNDDRSWAHGGARTFERVYSGKPDFVITLASPGTTADWCAKSGLDTTEDNVSCDSAATERVMINAYRWAQGSSTYGDQIHAYRQMLINHEVGHRLGYSHVTCDKNGELAPVMQQQTKFLDHDGIHCRANAWPYPGS; this is translated from the coding sequence ATTCCTCGGCTTGCGGATGGGACGCCCGCGCACGGCTTTCCCCGGGTTCCGGACGGGACGCCTGCGCACGGGTTTCCGCGGCTCCCGGACGGGACGCCCGCGCACGGCTTTCCTCGGCTGCCCGACGGCACGCCGGCGCGTGGAGTCCCTCGGGTGTCCGACGGTCCGTCGGGCCAAGGTGTGCGGCGGTTCCCGGACGGGACGCCCCCGCACGGTTTCCCGCGGCAGGCCGACGGCACCCCGGCCCATGGTGTCCCCCGGGTCCGTGGCGGCCATCCCGAGCAGCGTGAATCCGGGGGCGGCTGGGGGGAGTCGAGCGATCGGGGGCCGGACGGGCACGCCGCCGCCGGACCGGGAGCCGCTCCTCCGCGGCAGCGGCAGGGCCCGTCGGGATCGAGGTCGGGGCCACGACAGGATTACGTCGACGCGTTCACCGACGAGGTCGACGTCTTCGCGCCCGGCGGCCCGCGTGGCCCTGGTGGGCCCAGCAGCACCGCTCCCGCGAACGGTCCCGTCCCGGGAGCCGGCGCGCCCGTCGCCGCGCACGCCTCCGGCCCGTACGGCTCGGTCACCGACTGGCCCGACGACACCGACACCGACGAGGGCGCCCGGCCCGACCCTGACGACGCGCCGCCGGTGGCCAAGGGCGGCAAGGGCCGGGCGTTCACCGGCATCGCGGCCGCCGCCGTCGTCACGGTGCTCGCCGTCGTCGTGGCAGGACAGGTCACCGACGGGCGCGACACCGCCGTGGGCACGCAGTCCGCGACCGACCAGGCCCGGGACGCCCGCGACACCGTCACGGGCGCGGAGGGGCAGCCGACGCCGTCCTCCTCGGCGAGCGTGGCGACGCTGACGTACGAACAGGCGATGGCCACCAAGTACCCGCTCAGCGCCAAGCTCGACGGCTCGGGGAAGTTCGACGCGATCCAGGGGGTCGACAAGGCGCCCGGCAAGGGACAGAAGTACACCTACCGCGTGGACGTGGAGCAGGGTCTCGGACTCGACGGCGCACTCTTCGCCGAGGCCGTGCAGAAGACGCTCAACGACGACCGCAGCTGGGCCCACGGCGGCGCCCGGACCTTCGAGCGCGTCTACTCGGGCAAACCCGACTTCGTGATCACGCTCGCCAGTCCCGGCACCACGGCCGACTGGTGCGCCAAGTCCGGTCTCGACACCACCGAGGACAACGTCTCGTGCGACTCGGCCGCCACCGAACGCGTGATGATCAACGCGTATCGATGGGCGCAGGGATCAAGTACATACGGTGACCAGATCCATGCCTACCGTCAAATGTTGATCAACCACGAAGTCGGTCACCGCCTCGGCTACTCCCATGTCACCTGCGACAAGAACGGCGAGCTCGCGCCGGTGATGCAGCAGCAGACCAAGTTCCTCGACCACGACGGGATCCACTGCCGGGCCAACGCCTGGCCGTACCCCGGGAGTTGA
- a CDS encoding alpha/beta hydrolase, whose amino-acid sequence MSSSELPFVPPATVLPKVAPVRVGEGERIRSVGLPGITLAVRSRPPAREGLPPALYVHGLGGSSQNWSALMEQLEGDVDGEAVDLPGFGDSPPPDDGNYSITGHARAVIRFLDASGRGPVHLFGNSLGGAVSTRVAAVRPDLVRTLTLVSPALPEIRVQRTAVPTGLLAVPGVAGLFTRYSKNWTAEQRVRGVTALCYGDPGRVTPEGFRNAVEEMERRLQLPYFWDAMTRSARGLVNAYTLGGQHALWRQAERVLAPTLLVYGGRDQLVGFRMAQKAARTFRDSRLLTLPEAGHVAMMEYPETVAGAFREFAADGATSDGSVGGSDRRSVGASAEGASGDGGDAATASGDGADATTVGS is encoded by the coding sequence ATGTCTTCGTCCGAGCTGCCCTTCGTGCCGCCCGCCACCGTCCTTCCCAAAGTGGCGCCCGTCAGGGTCGGTGAGGGCGAGCGGATCAGGTCGGTGGGGCTGCCGGGGATCACCCTGGCGGTGCGTTCGAGACCGCCCGCGCGCGAGGGGCTGCCGCCCGCCTTGTACGTCCATGGCCTGGGCGGTTCCTCGCAGAACTGGTCGGCGCTGATGGAGCAGCTGGAGGGCGACGTCGACGGCGAGGCCGTCGATCTGCCGGGCTTCGGTGACTCCCCGCCGCCGGACGACGGCAACTACTCGATCACCGGGCACGCGCGCGCGGTGATCCGCTTTCTCGACGCGTCCGGCCGCGGTCCGGTCCACCTCTTCGGGAACTCCCTCGGCGGCGCGGTGTCCACGCGCGTGGCGGCGGTGCGGCCCGACCTGGTGCGCACCCTCACCCTCGTTTCGCCGGCCCTCCCGGAGATCCGCGTCCAGCGCACCGCCGTGCCCACGGGGCTGCTGGCGGTGCCCGGCGTGGCCGGTCTGTTCACCCGGTACAGCAAGAACTGGACGGCCGAGCAGCGCGTCCGCGGGGTCACGGCCCTGTGCTACGGCGACCCCGGACGGGTCACTCCGGAGGGCTTCCGGAACGCGGTGGAGGAGATGGAGCGGCGGCTGCAACTGCCGTACTTCTGGGACGCGATGACGCGTTCCGCGCGCGGGCTGGTGAACGCGTACACACTGGGTGGCCAGCACGCGCTGTGGCGCCAGGCCGAGCGTGTTCTCGCGCCCACGCTCCTCGTCTACGGCGGCCGCGACCAGCTCGTCGGCTTCCGCATGGCCCAGAAGGCGGCCCGAACCTTCCGCGACTCCCGGCTGCTGACCCTGCCGGAGGCGGGGCACGTGGCGATGATGGAGTACCCGGAGACGGTGGCGGGGGCGTTCCGGGAGTTCGCCGCGGACGGGGCGACTTCTGACGGTTCCGTGGGAGGCTCTGACAGGCGCTCCGTGGGTGCCTCCGCTGAGGGGGCCTCGGGTGACGGGGGCGATGCCGCGACGGCCTCCGGTGACGGGGCCGACGCCACGACTGTGGGGAGCTGA
- a CDS encoding TetR/AcrR family transcriptional regulator: protein MTAIEQTEAARPRGTRLPRRARRNQLLGAAQEVFVAQGYHAAAMDDIAERAGVSKPVLYQHFPGKLDLYLALLDQHCESLILAVRTALASTTDNKQRVRATMDAYFAYVEDDGGAFRLVFESDLTNEPAVRERVDKVTVECAEAISEVIAEDTGLSRAESMLLASGLGGLAQVVARSWLHSDRSVPRDQAVQLLTSLAWRGIAGFPLHGMENH, encoded by the coding sequence GTGACAGCCATCGAGCAGACAGAGGCGGCACGCCCGCGCGGGACGCGCCTGCCGCGCCGTGCCCGACGGAACCAGCTGCTGGGCGCCGCGCAGGAAGTCTTCGTGGCACAGGGCTACCACGCGGCCGCGATGGACGACATCGCCGAGCGCGCCGGCGTCAGCAAGCCGGTGCTCTACCAGCACTTCCCGGGCAAGCTCGACCTCTATCTCGCGCTGCTGGACCAGCACTGCGAGTCCCTGATCCTGGCGGTACGCACCGCGCTCGCGTCGACGACCGACAACAAGCAGCGCGTACGGGCGACCATGGACGCCTATTTCGCGTACGTCGAGGACGACGGCGGAGCCTTCCGCCTGGTCTTCGAGTCGGACCTGACGAACGAGCCCGCGGTGCGCGAGCGCGTCGACAAGGTCACCGTCGAGTGCGCCGAGGCGATCTCCGAGGTCATCGCGGAGGACACCGGCCTCTCGCGCGCGGAGTCGATGCTGCTCGCCTCGGGCCTCGGTGGGCTCGCCCAGGTGGTGGCCCGGTCCTGGCTGCACAGCGACCGCAGCGTCCCGCGCGACCAGGCGGTCCAGCTGCTGACGTCACTGGCGTGGCGGGGCATCGCCGGATTCCCGCTGCACGGCATGGAGAACCACTGA
- a CDS encoding DUF3107 domain-containing protein — MEVKIGVQHAPREIVLESGQSAEEVERAVAEALAGKSQLLSLVDEHGRKVLVPADRLAYVELGEPAPRKVGFGAL, encoded by the coding sequence GTGGAGGTCAAGATCGGCGTGCAGCACGCGCCCCGCGAGATCGTTCTGGAGAGCGGTCAGAGCGCCGAGGAGGTCGAGCGGGCGGTGGCGGAGGCCCTGGCCGGCAAGTCTCAGCTGCTGAGCCTGGTGGACGAGCACGGCCGCAAGGTCCTCGTCCCGGCCGACCGTCTGGCGTACGTCGAGCTCGGTGAGCCGGCTCCGCGCAAGGTGGGCTTCGGCGCGCTGTAG
- a CDS encoding ferritin-like fold-containing protein, whose amino-acid sequence MTTSDKPDNASETPAEPTGVAAQDWTKASADPQYRAAVVDLLGALAYGELAAFERLAEDAKLAPTLADKAELAKMASAEFHHYEKLRDRLAEIGEEPTLAMEPFVAALDGFHRQTAPSDWLEGLVKAYVGDSIASDFYREVAARLDADSRELVLAVLDDTGHAGFAVEKVRAAIDADPRVGGRLALWARRLMGEALSQSQRVVADRDALSTMLVGGVADGFDLAEVGRMFSRITEAHTKRMAALGLAA is encoded by the coding sequence ATGACGACCTCTGACAAGCCCGACAACGCCTCCGAGACCCCTGCCGAACCCACCGGAGTCGCCGCCCAGGACTGGACGAAGGCCTCCGCCGACCCGCAGTACCGAGCCGCGGTCGTCGACCTGCTCGGCGCGCTCGCGTACGGCGAACTGGCGGCCTTCGAGCGGCTCGCGGAGGACGCGAAGCTGGCGCCGACGCTGGCGGACAAGGCGGAGCTGGCGAAGATGGCGTCGGCCGAGTTCCACCACTACGAGAAGCTGCGTGACCGGCTGGCCGAGATCGGCGAGGAGCCGACGCTCGCGATGGAGCCGTTCGTCGCGGCACTCGACGGCTTCCACCGGCAGACGGCGCCCTCGGACTGGCTGGAGGGGCTCGTCAAGGCGTACGTCGGCGACTCGATCGCCAGTGACTTCTACCGTGAGGTCGCGGCGCGGCTCGACGCGGACTCGCGCGAGCTGGTGCTGGCCGTCCTCGACGACACCGGGCACGCCGGGTTCGCCGTCGAGAAGGTGCGGGCGGCGATCGACGCGGACCCGCGGGTGGGCGGCCGACTGGCCCTGTGGGCGCGGCGCTTGATGGGGGAGGCGCTGTCGCAGTCGCAGCGGGTCGTCGCCGACCGGGACGCGTTGTCGACGATGCTCGTGGGTGGGGTCGCCGACGGGTTCGATCTCGCCGAGGTGGGGCGGATGTTCTCGCGGATCACCGAGGCGCACACGAAGCGGATGGCTGCGCTGGGCCTGGCGGCTTAG
- a CDS encoding DEAD/DEAH box helicase gives MTLPVALSGSDVIGQAKTGTGKTLGFGLPLLERVTVPADVEAGRAKPEDLTDAPQALVVVPTRELCTQVTNDLLTAGKVRNVRVLAIYGGRAYEPQVEALKKGVDVVVGTPGRLLDLAGQKKLNLGHIRALVLDEADEMLDLGFLPDVEKIINMLPARRQTMLFSATMPGAVIGLARRYMSQPTHINATSPDDAGRTVANTKQHVYRAHNMDKPEMVARILQADGRGLVMVFCRTKRTAADLADQLQQRGFAAGAVHGDLGQGAREQALRAFRNGKVDVLVCTDVAARGIDVEGVTHVINYQSPEEEKTYLHRIGRTGRAGAKGIAITLVDWDDIPRWQLINKALELNFNDPPETYSTSPHFYEELSIPAGTKGVLPRGERTRAGLAAEELEDLGEPGGRGARGRGDRDRGRGRGGRDESRSADRERSERTPRRRRRTRGGTAPDVTAPAEAVAPSETTAVEDTTATRTPRRRRRTRGGASDSAPATATAAAAAVEPAVSEAAESAVTAAEGPSLGTETPAKPRRRRTRRSAETPAAVETVVETTPVTDAAPATEAAPEAEAPATKPRRTRKTAVAAPAAETAVDTAEATEAKPRRTRKAAATPAAETAVDTAEGTATKPRRTRKTTTATATATTEATADTAETAEAKPRRTRKAAAPATTAAETAVDTAEAVEAKPRRTRKAAATPAAEATVDTAEATEAKPRRTRKAAAPATTAAETAVDTAEATEAKPRRTRKAAATPAAEAAVDTAEATEAKPRRRTRKAAEPAVTADIPAQAVQEPEAVEVANPRRTRKTASSAKAAETAVDTAEGTATKPRRTRKTTTATATATTEATADTAETAEAKPRRTRKTAATAEVVADTVEAKPRRRTTRKAAEPVLTADIPAQADQEPKVAAPRRRTRKTAAAEPADS, from the coding sequence ATGACGCTCCCGGTCGCCCTCTCCGGCTCCGACGTCATCGGCCAGGCCAAGACCGGCACCGGCAAGACGCTGGGCTTCGGCCTTCCGCTCCTCGAGCGCGTCACCGTCCCCGCCGACGTCGAGGCCGGCCGCGCCAAGCCCGAGGACCTCACCGACGCCCCGCAGGCGCTCGTCGTCGTCCCCACGCGCGAGCTGTGCACCCAGGTCACCAACGACCTGCTGACCGCGGGCAAGGTGCGCAACGTACGCGTCCTCGCCATCTACGGCGGCCGCGCCTACGAGCCTCAGGTCGAGGCCCTCAAGAAGGGCGTCGACGTCGTCGTCGGCACCCCGGGCCGACTGCTGGACCTCGCGGGCCAGAAGAAGCTCAACCTCGGCCACATCAGGGCGCTCGTCCTCGACGAGGCCGACGAGATGCTCGACCTGGGCTTCCTGCCCGACGTCGAGAAGATCATCAACATGCTGCCGGCCCGCCGCCAGACGATGCTGTTCTCGGCGACCATGCCGGGCGCGGTCATCGGTCTCGCGCGCCGCTACATGTCGCAGCCCACGCACATCAACGCCACCTCGCCCGACGACGCGGGCAGGACGGTCGCGAACACCAAGCAGCACGTGTACCGCGCGCACAACATGGACAAGCCCGAGATGGTCGCGCGCATACTGCAGGCCGACGGCCGGGGACTGGTCATGGTCTTCTGCCGCACCAAGCGCACCGCGGCCGACCTGGCCGACCAGCTCCAGCAGCGCGGCTTCGCCGCCGGCGCGGTCCACGGCGACCTGGGCCAGGGCGCCCGTGAGCAGGCGCTGCGCGCCTTCCGCAACGGCAAGGTGGACGTCCTCGTCTGCACCGACGTCGCCGCCCGCGGCATCGACGTCGAGGGCGTCACGCACGTCATCAACTACCAGTCTCCCGAAGAGGAGAAGACGTACCTGCACCGCATCGGCCGTACCGGTCGCGCGGGTGCCAAGGGCATCGCGATCACCCTCGTCGACTGGGACGACATCCCGCGCTGGCAGCTGATCAACAAGGCGCTCGAGCTCAACTTCAACGATCCGCCGGAGACGTACTCCACCTCCCCGCACTTCTACGAGGAGTTGAGCATCCCCGCGGGCACCAAGGGTGTCCTGCCGCGGGGCGAGCGCACGCGCGCGGGGCTCGCCGCGGAGGAGCTGGAGGACCTGGGCGAGCCGGGCGGACGCGGTGCACGCGGCCGTGGTGACCGTGACCGGGGCCGCGGGCGTGGTGGCCGGGACGAGTCCCGCTCCGCCGACCGCGAGCGCTCGGAGCGTACGCCGCGCCGTCGCCGTCGTACCCGTGGTGGGACGGCGCCGGACGTGACGGCCCCCGCCGAGGCGGTCGCCCCGTCGGAGACCACCGCGGTCGAGGACACCACCGCGACCCGCACCCCGCGCCGTCGCCGCCGCACCCGCGGCGGGGCGTCCGACTCGGCGCCGGCCACGGCGACCGCGGCAGCGGCGGCGGTCGAACCCGCCGTGTCCGAGGCCGCGGAGTCCGCCGTCACGGCGGCGGAGGGCCCGTCCCTCGGCACCGAGACCCCGGCCAAGCCGCGCCGCCGCCGGACCCGCAGGTCGGCGGAGACGCCGGCCGCGGTGGAGACGGTCGTCGAGACCACGCCGGTCACGGATGCCGCTCCGGCCACCGAGGCCGCTCCGGAGGCGGAGGCTCCGGCCACGAAGCCGCGCCGTACGCGCAAGACGGCGGTTGCGGCTCCGGCCGCGGAGACCGCCGTTGACACGGCCGAAGCCACCGAGGCCAAGCCCCGCCGCACCCGCAAGGCAGCCGCCACTCCCGCCGCCGAGACGGCAGTGGACACCGCGGAAGGCACGGCCACCAAGCCGCGCCGCACCCGCAAGACCACGACCGCGACCGCGACCGCGACGACGGAGGCCACCGCCGACACGGCGGAGACCGCGGAGGCCAAGCCCCGGCGCACCCGCAAGGCCGCAGCCCCGGCTACGACCGCCGCCGAGACCGCGGTGGACACGGCGGAGGCCGTGGAGGCCAAGCCGCGCCGCACCCGCAAGGCAGCCGCCACTCCGGCCGCGGAGGCCACCGTGGATACGGCAGAGGCCACCGAGGCCAAGCCGCGCCGCACCCGCAAGGCCGCAGCCCCGGCTACGACCGCCGCCGAGACCGCGGTGGACACGGCCGAAGCCACCGAGGCCAAGCCCCGCCGCACCCGCAAGGCAGCCGCCACTCCGGCCGCGGAAGCCGCGGTGGACACGGCCGAGGCGACGGAAGCCAAGCCGCGCCGCCGCACCCGCAAGGCCGCCGAGCCCGCCGTGACCGCCGACATCCCGGCCCAGGCGGTCCAGGAGCCGGAGGCGGTCGAGGTGGCCAACCCGCGACGTACGCGAAAGACGGCGAGCTCGGCGAAGGCGGCCGAGACGGCAGTGGACACCGCGGAAGGCACGGCCACCAAGCCGCGCCGCACCCGCAAGACCACGACCGCGACCGCGACCGCGACGACGGAGGCCACCGCCGACACGGCGGAGACCGCGGAGGCCAAGCCCCGGCGCACGCGCAAGACCGCGGCCACCGCCGAGGTCGTCGCGGACACGGTCGAGGCCAAGCCCCGTCGGCGTACCACCCGCAAGGCCGCCGAGCCCGTCCTGACCGCCGACATCCCGGCCCAGGCGGACCAGGAGCCGAAGGTTGCCGCACCGCGCCGCCGGACCCGCAAGACGGCCGCCGCGGAGCCCGCGGACAGCTGA
- a CDS encoding alpha/beta hydrolase: MSTRAVFTPPPGARAYPLRTDRGEFAAVDSAVPPGVAEKGTALLLPGFTGSKEDFTLLHEPLTARGYRVVAVDGRGQFESDGPETDESAYTRGELARDVLAQAAALDAPLHLLGHSLGGQIARAAVLLDHSPFLSFTLVSSGPAQISDSQQQRVKLLRDALGVMTMTEVWDAILAMGPPEEVGGPAKGIGDVEQLRRRWLGNKPAQLLATGRQLCTEPDRVGELAAVPLPFHVLSGSQDDTWPVPLLDDMAVRLGARRTVIPGAEHSPNADQPLPMAHALADFWDGVGR, from the coding sequence GTGAGCACCCGAGCCGTCTTCACCCCGCCCCCCGGCGCCCGTGCCTACCCCCTGCGCACCGACCGCGGTGAGTTCGCGGCCGTGGACTCGGCCGTGCCCCCCGGTGTCGCCGAGAAGGGCACCGCGCTGCTGCTGCCCGGGTTCACGGGGAGCAAGGAGGACTTCACGCTCCTCCACGAGCCGCTCACGGCGCGCGGATACCGGGTCGTGGCCGTGGACGGGCGGGGACAGTTCGAGTCGGACGGCCCGGAGACCGACGAATCCGCCTACACGCGAGGCGAGTTGGCACGGGACGTGCTCGCCCAGGCCGCCGCGCTCGACGCACCCCTGCACCTGCTCGGACATTCCCTGGGCGGTCAGATCGCGCGCGCTGCCGTACTGCTCGACCACTCCCCCTTCCTGTCCTTCACCCTCGTCTCCTCGGGCCCCGCGCAGATCTCCGACTCCCAGCAGCAGCGGGTGAAGCTGCTGCGGGACGCGCTCGGTGTGATGACGATGACCGAGGTGTGGGACGCGATCCTGGCCATGGGCCCGCCGGAGGAGGTGGGCGGCCCCGCCAAGGGCATCGGGGACGTCGAACAGCTCCGCCGCCGCTGGCTCGGCAACAAGCCCGCCCAACTCCTCGCGACGGGCCGCCAGTTGTGCACCGAGCCGGACCGGGTCGGCGAACTCGCCGCCGTCCCGCTGCCGTTCCACGTCCTGTCCGGATCGCAGGACGACACCTGGCCGGTGCCTCTCCTCGACGACATGGCCGTACGACTGGGCGCCCGCCGCACGGTGATCCCGGGAGCCGAACACTCCCCCAACGCCGACCAGCCCCTCCCCATGGCCCACGCCCTGGCCGACTTCTGGGACGGCGTCGGCCGTTGA
- a CDS encoding NYN domain-containing protein: MNDDLAPLSARIDRTNELLTRMLAEVAKTPSTHAIFVDAGYLYAAAGRLVAGTEDRRAFDLDAEGLIEALIDRARTIFADSRLLRVYWYDGARRRIHTSEQQSIAELPDVKVRLGNLNANNQQKGVDSLIRSDLESLARHRAISDAALLGGDEDLVSAVEAAQGYGARVHLWGIEAPEGRNQAEPLLWEVDSQRTLDLDFFKPYVSRRAAVPYEATTTRPTRDDVRFVGAQIAAKWLAERGRAALQELLPGHPYLPGSVDQDLLVEAEVLLQYSLRGQADLRRSLRDGFWEHLQGQY; this comes from the coding sequence ATGAACGACGACCTGGCGCCCCTGAGCGCCCGCATCGACCGCACCAACGAGCTGCTCACGCGCATGCTCGCCGAGGTCGCGAAGACGCCCTCGACACATGCGATCTTCGTCGACGCGGGATACCTCTACGCGGCCGCGGGACGACTCGTCGCCGGCACCGAGGACCGTCGCGCCTTCGACCTCGACGCCGAGGGCCTCATCGAGGCCCTCATCGACCGGGCCCGCACCATCTTCGCGGACAGCAGACTGCTGAGGGTCTACTGGTACGACGGCGCGAGACGCCGCATCCACACGTCGGAACAGCAGTCCATCGCCGAACTCCCGGACGTGAAGGTCCGGTTGGGCAACCTCAACGCCAACAACCAGCAGAAGGGCGTCGACTCGCTGATCCGCTCCGACCTGGAGTCCCTGGCCCGGCACCGCGCCATCAGCGACGCGGCACTGCTGGGCGGAGACGAGGACCTGGTCTCGGCGGTCGAGGCGGCTCAGGGTTACGGCGCCCGCGTGCACCTGTGGGGCATCGAGGCACCGGAGGGCCGCAACCAGGCGGAACCCCTCCTCTGGGAGGTCGACAGCCAGCGCACCCTCGACCTCGACTTCTTCAAGCCGTACGTCTCCCGGCGGGCGGCCGTGCCCTACGAGGCGACGACCACCCGGCCCACTCGCGACGACGTCCGTTTCGTGGGCGCGCAGATCGCCGCGAAGTGGCTTGCGGAGCGGGGGAGGGCGGCGCTGCAGGAGCTGCTGCCCGGCCATCCGTATCTGCCGGGCTCGGTGGACCAGGACCTGCTGGTGGAGGCGGAGGTGCTTCTCCAGTACTCACTGCGGGGGCAGGCGGATCTGCGACGGTCACTGCGGGACGGGTTCTGGGAGCACTTGCAGGGGCAGTACTGA